A region of the Ochotona princeps isolate mOchPri1 chromosome 9, mOchPri1.hap1, whole genome shotgun sequence genome:
tccgcagtgtggattctctgatgcttaatgaggtgtgacttacaaagaaaagcttttccacactcactacatccACAAGGTTTTTCACCTGCATGGATTCTCTGATGATGAACGAAATTTGACTGGTTggcaaaagcttttccacactcaccacactgataaggtttttccccagtgtgggttCTCTGGTGTCTAATGAGGTGTGCCATATGAGACAagccttttccacattcactacagaCTTAAGGCTTttctccagtgtggattctctgatgtgctcTGATTCTTATCAAAttaagcttttccacactcactacagtCATAagttttttccccagtgtggatttttttctgatgtctaatgaggtttgacttacaaggaaagccttttccacactctttacattcataaggcttttccccggtgtggattctctgatgatgaACCAAACCGGACTGGTGGGTAAACGTTTTTCCACActccctacattcataaggtttttccccagtgtggattctctgatgcactCTTATGTttgacttatgaagaaaagcttttccacactcactacattcataaggtttttccccagtgtggattctctgatgcctaATGAGAGATAATTGTTGgtaaaagccttttccacactgagTGCATTCATATTCTCTGCACTTTGAAGGATCTGCtctctaatgagttctgacttctggtgcatgttttctttacattcattggacACAAACAAATTTTCTCCTGTTTCAGTTCTCAGGTTAGTGataaggcaagatttatagtgTCCAACATGAATTGCGTCTCCCACACTGACAAGCTGCTTAATACACGGGTCTTTGGtataaacttgctcacacataaggactatcttcttcccgctgacagttttctctttcccattatgttcaaaggactgctgacaaatgtggatcttgtcaagCTGATTGAGATTTTCCTCACTCTTGTGcttgttctcagggacattagaggAACGCTTCTTTTCAAATGGCATTTTATGAGGCTTCCTGTGGGATAAGAGGATTTAAAATAAACTGCGATGtcatttcctctctcctttccaaagGCATCAGATCTCTGAGCCCCTCCTGGGAGTtgctttccctctcccctcttccaAGTTCAACTGGTCAATTAACAAGTAAAAATTTGGTCTACAACTAGTTTCCAATTTCTGTTTCTATACGTTAAAGCAAAGAttcactgagctttcctggtaacatttggtttGGTGCACAACATAGGacttgaaaaagaattttggctcttATACAAGACCTATGAGTGTAgacttagcaaagagaagactccacaTGGTTTTACTGAACCTGTGGATATGACCTTAGTACCATATGCCTCTGAAAAACATGAACACACCCACCTACCCACATAATTCCCAGccactgcctagctccagctaaacCTCCAGATAGATTGTATTTGGATAGGTCGCAGCACACAGaaacatgaagtggaattgggggaagactagactgagcctggctgcaacacatgctggtaGAAAAGAGATGATGCAAGCCGtggcagtcagggggatgttggtgctggacTCAGGATCCTTGAGCGCAGGAGGTCTAGTGgggccctggtagccttgtctgggcccttagGCACAGCTCTGTGATGAGGCCAGTTTATGAACCCCAGCATCTATGTGTGTTGGTTTAGGTTGGTTGTCCTGAGTCCTTGCctggccagtgcaatgggtcctgggtctgaGAGTCCTGGaagtagagggtgtggcaggcctcaggtcacctggcttggatactttacatgtCTGCATGGTGGTGCTAAGTCAGTGAGTgctgagggtggggctccacTGGTTCAGGATAAACTAGCTGAGGTCTTGGTGCgcttgcaagaactggtcctcctcagttgaaaaggagtattggacaactggcaCGGATCTACCTGGAGATGGCAGgccactgaggcctggaaagcacatctggaccatccaagagaaaggaggagagaacagattgaataactaccccagccaagtgatgacagcaaatatctgggtgaaaggagactctaaggtcaaccatgtcagccaatgaacattgaaagggttccctcttgcttgaatcACTAAGGTGGACCTCTTTCAGGACTATTAGAACCAGCTGGACAGAAACCTTGGAGTATGTGCCATTTTGACACACTGGTTTGGTCTCAGGAGTCCAGTACCCATCCTtaagtactaggatggttgggaggcctggtatagcttctctgaatatcatttagccttgacctaaaacaggaaggaaagatagaaaatttggaaatgatcacagcAATTTCTCTGTAATGATCtaatacacgtacacacacacattgagtgcaattaaatcacacacacacacacacacacacacacacacacacacacagtacagagaaacccaactcatgaaaaaaatgattatgttccactcccccagtcccacccacctcaTGAAGTTGGCAGTGGGTGGAGCCTAGgactgccttgttcccaaggtatctgctcccagtgtactcaccaggaCGGATGAAGCCTCTTGAGCCCAGGCCGGCCAAGGCCAAGCTCATCACATAGTCATATTGACTGAAcctagggccccaagcatggactccaatctggcCCAGGTTCccccaggaacagcaagtgtatgtgaggacagagaaaatatgtagatttctactaaataccagttgaTCACATtcaggaggtggatacagaaactggatctcaaagtcatttttttaatttaactttttggagacagagaaattttatttgcaaagtggtcatgtcagcaggggaagaggagggaagaggaaagcactTCTCGAGAGAAAACTAggtggtggtgtgcttcttgaaattagAGACACCTAGTTAGCAACTCTTGATTGTTGTTCCAACCCTTGgttactgaagcaggatgtataactggaaaaaagaacccactcttctgttttctcccaattcccaTGAATCCCATCCTTATACTCTATTCCAAAATCCTAGTTTTCTATACTAAATTAAAGAATCACCTTGCTTTCCTGTTTACACTTGGTTTGGTGCACAAAATTGGACTTGAGAAAGACTGCTGGCTCTTATACAATAGCTATGTGGCTGgacttagcaaagagaagactccacaaggtTTGTACTGAACCTGTGGAGGTGATCCTTGGCACCCCATGCCTCTGCACAAGCCtgaacacacccacccacccacgtaATCTCCAGTCATTGTCTAGCTCCAGCTAAACCTCCAGACAGACAAAGTTTGGCTGTCTCCATTCAAAAGGCACACCATctccctggctctctcccaagaagGGCTACttgattccctctgctttctacattcacctgATCACTTGGCAAATAATACTACTGTCtgcaaataaaaagagaaaagtagaaagaaaaaatgaaatcctatttctcaagtctcatttttgtacaattttgctttcatattgtgtttcatattcattttcatgTGCTTCATATTTCACTTATGGCCAAAGCTAATGCTAAGCATGTTTTTGGCAATGCAGctctcttttcatttattatataatttttgtgattaaaacttACCTGAATATTATTTCCTGACCGttctgattagctccaagcagctcattctttccatggggatctgaaatgaggaaaagagtaaccatatctctgaatcacatctaaatgtttcttttcaaatgttccagtgaagccaatgagatttgttgccattctagatacagcacattttaatattagtaaaatgtGGACATTTGTGAGCATTATTAAATAGGCATTACATCTCAtctattaatgccttaacataatacccattttttaatgaaaatttcaatTACGTGACATTGTGTATTTAACTTAAAATGGGATATgagagaaaatatgatataaaaatttaaaataaggatTGGGGTATCTTACATCTCATCTTAGCActagtttgtcttttcctggctactcttGCTTCAAATACAACCCCCTAAGAATGTATCTTGGGAGGTGGAAgttgtgattcaagtgtttgggatcaTGAAAAGATGCATATATACTTCTAGATTTATGGTGACAggctggcaaattgctagaataaacctatacatggagACTATAGAACGCCGGTGTCTCACCGGCTGTCCTTCTGGAAGAAACTCAAACTAAAAATCAAATACAATTCCTGTCAATATGTACTGAAAGAAGTATCAGCTTCCCTActgacctacctggaagtctctgctggacagatttctccactgtccatggtgctgaatcTTGTTCCAACctgaagatcacatcaggctttgtcatggagtaccctgttaatgaagaatgatgcagattttccAAAATCACCACTAGTCCTACCAACTACTATACTTTTTAAACTCCTCTTTCATTAGCAAACTATACAGAAGTGTTCTGCTTAGGCATGACAGaatttcactcacccaaggacagcaaattgttataggtctcaagcattACCTCCTTGTAGAGGGTCCTCTGAGTATCatccattgtctgccattcttcctgggtaaagtccacagccacatcttcaaatgacaccaacacctgtaacagcacatgtctcctcagctctggatcattaaatagaaacactgacaGTACATTTTCTGTATATTATCAACTTCTATGGGTATAGTTTAATTTACAATTCATACAGCATCACAgagtaacagttaaatgaaaatatcttgtgcttctgggaatacctcaaagtttctctggggatctccccaattgaactgctggtctcagaaccctagccaagataagacagaagaaagaacaagtcaatcaaccacctcacctatatgttggcagcgaaatactgggcaaatgaagactctacgatggactatgtcaatcagtgtattcttcaatgacctcattgaactgggagtggcgaaactggcagcaattcataactggtgaactatcaaaaccacttgagcaagtatctcagagcatgccccacatccgggacttggggtgggtgggaaactggttggggcttctccctcaatatccccctttacctcagaaacaacaaggaaacaatatggacataatagtcttacccacttccctatagcccttgaatctttttaccgtaattaactatgtaaagactgtcaaaaatataattaaaaaaaacagaaaatgaccaaaaaaaaaatatcttgtgCTGCATTACTTTTGCAGTTCCAATACTACAtcagaatattccttattctctTCAAGTTTATTTTCTCTAAAGAGAATCTAATTCTAAtgaactgttgaaggcattgctAGAATAGCTCTCTGAGTGGAAGATATGActctgtgtttcctttattgccaCTTTACTTTTCAACTAAATTAACATAAGTAACCATATTGACACTGATTCAAAACATTAATTCAGGACCTGTAACACTAAGCTGAGTTTAATTCTTCTGTGTGTtttcaatttgcatcttctatgaatgcagcttaatttacaatcTATCTGGCAACAAGTCAAAAAACAAAGCATTTTGTCCTGTATCATGTTTGCAATTCTGAAGCTACAATTCCATTATTATTCTGTATCAGATTGTTCTgcataataaacataaaatgagttcactgtgcaatctttagatacacatgagctaaataacatgttaGATTAGATAATTAAGATAAATGCTTACTATTGCACAAGATAGTGAGAAAATTATTGAATAGCTTACTAATGATTATCTCACACATACTGAAATacttataaatattataaagtgataataaaattcaattttcttatttcaaagtgaaataatgaaatactgaaaatatttttaaactgtactTTGCAGAGTAACTATTTCCTACAGCTAACACttaaattaaataattatatGGTCGTATATAccaataatacatatatatgtacgtactcaaaagtcaaaaaaaatggaatacatatatatgtaattctaGTGCATAAATATAAACtagatatattttttctttttttcagttttgagtATACACATATTAAAactttctactttgtttttgctttactttttatgGAATACCATAATTAAACTGAAGTTTTAAATTCTACATAGTCAACTGCAGCTTAGGAGGGAAACAAATGACAGTCTCATAAAGAACTATCTTCTTCTGACAATTAGTTGGTATCAGCCAGTCATAGCCTGCCAGCTGAACAGAAGATATACATATAAGACAAATGCCATGCTCTAACAAACCTAATCctctttttctttaatgttctGGAAGCCCTTTAGCATTTACCAGTTTTCTGGGTTTTCCTTTTGTTCCAgtaatttatttactaattttaacATTAAAACAGCTAATGTAGCAGATATACATACATTTAACAGTATGATACTCTTTTGAATCTTCCCTTTTCCCCTGTTACTCTCTTAAGcatttgaaataacatgttttcaatttacattgtgggcccggtggcatggcctagtggctaaagtccttgccttgaatgccccgggatcccatatgggcgccggttctaatcccggcagctccacttcccatccagctccctgcttgtggcctgggaaagcagtggaggacggccaaatgcattgggacccttcacccacgtgaaagagacctggaagaggttcctggttcccagcatcggattggcgtgcaccggcccgttgcggctcacttggggagtgaaacatcggatggaagatcttcctctctgtctctcttcctctctgtatatctgactttgtaataaaaaaaaatttacattgtaCTGAAGATCTAAATTTTTCAGTAAGTGATTCAAAGAATAGTAAAATGACCAATTTGATAGGTAAGCACTGTaattataatgaaatgaaaagatctgTTTCAATCATACAATTTACGGTTTTGCGGAAATTGGccaaccatggagggttgatgtaagggggaaggcagagagaaaaggtcAAAAAATaccagaagaagaagcagcaaggactgttaaaaattgtaaaaacagGTGTTTGAAGTTCCCAGGATACTGCGGAATCAGCAAGATCCACTCAACTTGGAAAATAagccaaaaacaacaaaaaacggCAGCGCCCGGCGGCTCCAAAAaaggtgagtcacgatcccagcaGGGTAAGGCCTGTGGGAATCTTAACCGGCCCAGAGGAAACAAATACAACTGGAGTAATCCTTTACAAATACCCCCACCAGTGGCGGCTACAAACCGCAGGAGCTCCGAAGCCCCTAgtactggtggcgatattaaacATTGGGGTGACCCAGGCAAAGGCGATGGCGGCTCCCCAACATCCATAGTGAAAAGCCAATGTATTGAGTGGGCGCTTGGACCCTGAGGAGCAGTTGCCAGCACC
Encoded here:
- the LOC131481127 gene encoding LOW QUALITY PROTEIN: zinc finger protein 570-like (The sequence of the model RefSeq protein was modified relative to this genomic sequence to represent the inferred CDS: substituted 1 base at 1 genomic stop codon); amino-acid sequence: MLPRLENTNTPSVLVSFEDVAVDFTQEEWQTMDNTQRTLYREVMLETYNNLLSLGYSMTKPNVIFKLEQESAPWTVEKSVMQRLLDPHGKNELLGANQNGQEIIFRKPHKMPFEKKRSSNVPENKHKSEENLNQLDKIHICQQSFEHNGKEKTVSGKKIVLMCEQVYTKDPCIKQLCGKGFYQQLSLIRHQRIHTGEKPYECSECGKAFLHKSNIRVHQRIHTGEKPYECRECGKTFTHQSGLVHHQRIHTGEKPYECKECGKGFPCKSNLIRHQRIHTGEKPXVCSECGKGLSHMAHLIRHQRTHTGEKPYQCGECGKAFANQSNFVHHQRIHAGEKPCGCSECGKAFLCKSHLIKHQR